A portion of the Elephas maximus indicus isolate mEleMax1 chromosome 13, mEleMax1 primary haplotype, whole genome shotgun sequence genome contains these proteins:
- the PPCDC gene encoding phosphopantothenoylcysteine decarboxylase isoform X1: MEPGASCQAAAPLVERKFHVLVGVTGSVAALKLPLLVSGLLEIPGLEVAVVTTERAKHFYSPQDVPVTLYSDADEWEMWKCRSDPVLHIDLRRWADLMLVAPLDANTLGKVASGICDNLLTCVIRAWDRSKPLLFCPAMNTAMWEHPITAQQVGQLKAFGYVEIPCVAKTLVCGDQGLGAMAEVGTIVDKVKEILSQHDGFQQS; this comes from the exons ATGGAGCCAGGAGCCTCATGTCAAGCTGCTGCACCATTGGTGGAGAGGAAATTCCATGTTCTTGTGGGTGTCACCGGGAGTGTCGCGGCCCTGAAGTTGCCCCTTCTGGTGTCAGGCCTTTTGGAGATTCCTGGG CTGGAAGTAGCAGTGGTCACAACTGAGAGAGCCAAACATTTCTACAGCCCCCAGGATGTTCCTGTCACCCTCTACAGCGACGCTGATGAATGGGAG ATGTGGAAGTGCCGCTCTGACCCAGTTCTCCACATTGACCTGCGCAGGTGGGCAGACCTCATGCTAGTAGCACCTCTGGATGCCAACACTCTCGGGAAGGTGGCCAGTGGTATCTGTGACAACTTGCTT ACCTGTGTCATCCGGGCCTGGGATCGCAGCAAGCCCCTGCTCTTCTGTCCTGCCATGAACACCGCCATGTGGGAGCACCCCATCACTGCACAGCAGGTGGGCCAGCTCAAGGCCTTCGGCTATGTCGAGATCCCCTGTGTTGCCAAGACGCTGGTGTGTGGAGACCAAG gtctgggggccatggctgaGGTTGGAACCATTGTGGACAAAGTGAAAGAAATCCTCTCTCAGCACGATGGCTTCCAGCAGAGTTGA
- the PPCDC gene encoding phosphopantothenoylcysteine decarboxylase isoform X3, whose protein sequence is MWKCRSDPVLHIDLRRWADLMLVAPLDANTLGKVASGICDNLLTCVIRAWDRSKPLLFCPAMNTAMWEHPITAQQVGQLKAFGYVEIPCVAKTLVCGDQGLGAMAEVGTIVDKVKEILSQHDGFQQS, encoded by the exons ATGTGGAAGTGCCGCTCTGACCCAGTTCTCCACATTGACCTGCGCAGGTGGGCAGACCTCATGCTAGTAGCACCTCTGGATGCCAACACTCTCGGGAAGGTGGCCAGTGGTATCTGTGACAACTTGCTT ACCTGTGTCATCCGGGCCTGGGATCGCAGCAAGCCCCTGCTCTTCTGTCCTGCCATGAACACCGCCATGTGGGAGCACCCCATCACTGCACAGCAGGTGGGCCAGCTCAAGGCCTTCGGCTATGTCGAGATCCCCTGTGTTGCCAAGACGCTGGTGTGTGGAGACCAAG gtctgggggccatggctgaGGTTGGAACCATTGTGGACAAAGTGAAAGAAATCCTCTCTCAGCACGATGGCTTCCAGCAGAGTTGA
- the PPCDC gene encoding phosphopantothenoylcysteine decarboxylase isoform X2: MEPGASCQAAAPLVERKFHVLVGVTGSVAALKLPLLVSGLLEIPGLEVAVVTTERAKHFYSPQDVPVTLYSDADEWEMWKCRSDPVLHIDLRRWADLMLVAPLDANTLGKVASGICDNLLTCVIRAWDRSKPLLFCPAMNTAMWEHPITAQQVGQLKAFGYVEIPCVAKTLVCGDQVNVGEEGWHDTVKTP, from the exons ATGGAGCCAGGAGCCTCATGTCAAGCTGCTGCACCATTGGTGGAGAGGAAATTCCATGTTCTTGTGGGTGTCACCGGGAGTGTCGCGGCCCTGAAGTTGCCCCTTCTGGTGTCAGGCCTTTTGGAGATTCCTGGG CTGGAAGTAGCAGTGGTCACAACTGAGAGAGCCAAACATTTCTACAGCCCCCAGGATGTTCCTGTCACCCTCTACAGCGACGCTGATGAATGGGAG ATGTGGAAGTGCCGCTCTGACCCAGTTCTCCACATTGACCTGCGCAGGTGGGCAGACCTCATGCTAGTAGCACCTCTGGATGCCAACACTCTCGGGAAGGTGGCCAGTGGTATCTGTGACAACTTGCTT ACCTGTGTCATCCGGGCCTGGGATCGCAGCAAGCCCCTGCTCTTCTGTCCTGCCATGAACACCGCCATGTGGGAGCACCCCATCACTGCACAGCAGGTGGGCCAGCTCAAGGCCTTCGGCTATGTCGAGATCCCCTGTGTTGCCAAGACGCTGGTGTGTGGAGACCAAG TCAATGTTGGTGAAGAAGGTTGGCATGATACAGTGAAGACGCCCTAG